A window of the Neofelis nebulosa isolate mNeoNeb1 chromosome 13, mNeoNeb1.pri, whole genome shotgun sequence genome harbors these coding sequences:
- the LOC131492352 gene encoding small ribosomal subunit protein bS21m-like, protein MAKHPKFIARTVMVQEGNMEGAYRTLNRILTMDGLIEDIKRRRYYEKPCRRRQRESYETCRRIYNMEMARKINFLMRKNRADPRQGC, encoded by the coding sequence ATGGCAAAACATCCGAAGTTCATTGCCAGGACTGTGATGGTACAGGAAGGAAATATGGAAGGTGCATACAGGACCCTAAACAGAATTCTCACCATGGATGGGCTCATTGAGGACATTAAGCGACGGCGGTACTATGAAAAGCCTTGTCGCCGACGACAGAGGGAAAGCTATGAAACCTGCCGGCGGATCTACAACATGGAAATGGCTCGCAAGATCAACTTCTTGATGCGAAAGAATCGGGCAGACCCACGGCAGGGCTGCTGA